A stretch of the Bacillus sp. FJAT-18017 genome encodes the following:
- a CDS encoding anti-repressor SinI family protein — translation MAIAERGLENLDQEWMALIMEAREIGLSKDLVRDFLNKHENQMLQAVAK, via the coding sequence GTGGCAATTGCTGAAAGAGGTTTAGAGAACTTGGATCAGGAATGGATGGCTCTTATCATGGAAGCAAGAGAGATTGGACTGAGTAAAGATTTGGTGAGGGATTTTTTAAACAAGCATGAAAATCAAATGCTGCAGGCGGTAGCAAAATAA
- a CDS encoding DNA topoisomerase III codes for MKSLVLAEKPSVAREIARVLGCRNTSKSYIEGDKYIVTWALGHLIELKMPENYATKYKVWNLEDLPIIPDKMGIKVMKQTSHQFRAIEGLANRKDIGEVIIATDAGREGELVARWILDRLNWKKPIKRLWISSQTDKAIRDGFRQLKPGSQFENLYQSAVCRAEADWLIGLNVTRALTTKYRDPLSAGRVQTPTLAMVLDREDQIQKFQPKEYWTISMSAGPLSLEWEKNGEKRLFDKAKAEDIVRKVKDGKAVVSKIDRKTKSEPQPLPYDLTELQRDANKRFGFSAKKTLNTLQRLYEQYKLVTYPRTDSRYLTTDMEATMADRLGALANAYRDEVKPVLGKSTVLGKRVFNNAKVTDHHAIIPTEERPNLSELDTDERKIYDLIVRRFLTLFYPAYEYETVSFEVKTEGEIFSTRETVTIEPGFKKVLGKEESVALKPAVAALKAGQTLTVSSANTNQKWTEPPSRYSESDILGQMEKFGLGTPATRAEIIERLVETEVVERQNGRFHPTKKGKQLIELVNDDLKSPELTAKWEEDLEKIAKGKGDPKAFGKRIREQTARLVNEIKTSDKTYRPPNLTGSKCPECGEFLKERTTKDGKILVCSSPECSYRKRKDAKLSNRRCPQCHKKMEIHNGKAGTYFQCRTCNVVEKAEERKKAVNKREEKRLVQKYAPPKEDFGTSLGDLLKQALEKKD; via the coding sequence GTGAAATCATTGGTTCTTGCCGAAAAACCGAGTGTTGCCCGTGAGATTGCACGAGTACTCGGATGCCGCAATACCTCCAAAAGTTATATAGAAGGCGATAAATATATAGTCACATGGGCGCTTGGCCACCTTATTGAGCTAAAGATGCCCGAAAACTATGCAACTAAGTACAAGGTCTGGAATCTCGAGGATCTGCCGATTATTCCCGACAAGATGGGGATCAAGGTCATGAAGCAGACGAGCCACCAATTTCGCGCAATCGAAGGGCTGGCCAACCGGAAGGACATCGGCGAAGTCATCATCGCAACAGATGCCGGCCGTGAAGGTGAGCTAGTCGCACGCTGGATCCTCGACAGACTTAATTGGAAAAAGCCGATTAAGCGTCTGTGGATTTCCTCGCAGACCGACAAGGCTATTCGTGATGGATTCCGCCAATTGAAGCCAGGTTCACAATTCGAAAACCTGTATCAATCCGCTGTATGCCGGGCCGAGGCTGACTGGCTGATTGGGTTGAATGTGACCCGCGCGCTAACGACAAAATACCGCGATCCCCTTTCTGCCGGACGAGTCCAGACACCAACTCTTGCAATGGTTCTGGATCGCGAGGACCAAATCCAGAAGTTCCAGCCTAAAGAATATTGGACGATTTCTATGTCTGCCGGCCCATTGTCGCTTGAGTGGGAAAAAAATGGAGAGAAGCGTCTTTTTGATAAGGCAAAGGCAGAGGATATTGTGCGCAAGGTTAAGGATGGTAAGGCGGTTGTCTCAAAAATTGACCGCAAGACGAAATCCGAGCCGCAGCCTCTTCCCTACGACCTGACTGAGTTACAGCGGGACGCAAATAAGCGGTTTGGTTTTTCTGCTAAAAAGACACTGAATACCTTACAGCGTTTGTATGAGCAGTATAAATTAGTTACCTATCCTCGTACGGATTCCCGCTACCTGACAACAGACATGGAAGCGACGATGGCCGACCGGCTTGGCGCACTGGCTAACGCTTACCGTGATGAGGTGAAACCTGTTTTAGGTAAAAGCACTGTCCTTGGGAAGCGCGTTTTCAACAATGCAAAGGTTACAGACCACCACGCAATCATCCCGACCGAGGAGCGGCCAAATTTGTCCGAACTCGATACGGACGAACGTAAAATCTACGATCTGATTGTGCGCCGCTTCCTGACGCTCTTTTATCCTGCTTATGAATACGAAACGGTTTCATTCGAGGTGAAAACCGAAGGCGAAATCTTTTCGACTCGCGAAACTGTCACAATAGAACCTGGCTTCAAAAAGGTCCTGGGCAAAGAAGAATCTGTTGCCTTAAAACCAGCAGTCGCCGCCCTTAAAGCCGGCCAGACGCTGACGGTGTCTTCGGCGAACACGAACCAGAAATGGACCGAGCCGCCTTCCCGTTATTCTGAGTCCGATATACTGGGGCAGATGGAAAAATTCGGACTAGGCACCCCGGCAACCCGCGCCGAAATCATAGAACGCCTTGTTGAAACCGAAGTTGTTGAGCGCCAGAACGGGCGCTTCCACCCTACGAAAAAGGGCAAGCAGCTAATCGAGCTTGTCAATGATGATTTAAAGTCCCCCGAGCTTACTGCAAAGTGGGAAGAGGATCTCGAGAAGATTGCCAAAGGGAAAGGGGATCCTAAGGCGTTTGGCAAGCGGATCCGTGAACAGACGGCTCGCCTGGTTAACGAAATTAAGACCAGTGACAAAACGTACCGTCCGCCAAACCTGACTGGGTCCAAGTGTCCTGAGTGCGGCGAGTTTCTTAAGGAGCGCACTACAAAGGACGGCAAAATCCTCGTGTGCTCAAGCCCCGAGTGCTCCTACCGGAAGCGCAAGGATGCCAAGCTGTCAAACCGCCGCTGTCCGCAGTGCCATAAAAAGATGGAAATCCACAATGGCAAAGCCGGCACCTACTTCCAGTGCCGCACCTGCAACGTGGTGGAAAAAGCAGAAGAACGCAAGAAAGCTGTCAACAAGCGTGAGGAAAAGCGCCTCGTGCAAAAGTATGCACCTCCGAAGGAAGACTTCGGCACCAGTTTGGGCGATTTACTTAAGCAGGCGCTGGAGAAAAAAGATTAA
- a CDS encoding PD40 domain-containing protein: MKKYFLMLLATCMLCVPVSSSSATGKVSDSGNSTLLESPALSTDSMNEAGTKSDSRLLTPNPSKTSEADMEPSDASNLNSEPSSAKKLNPGPSSASEQNLEPSTSSDTRSAPSTAPLTRVKAAFIRDGNLWVLIGGKEKQVTSSGKIQAKPVWSSDGNLLAYQESAPAEFKQNGEQSELWVYEIATGEKKKVFHDGHYPKWAPRKNELAFKDGGILDISDLKGFYNIATGVEDYTWFPDGNGFLLSASGTLRPDGWSSATLFKKKLAGNYKDVILFGGVEPFFQLPKEIGTTKDNQLIAVFLSQLTFSPSGKWISFIVSPTASWSMDSNMVCVIDSDGKRFTVLDEIIFEVGSPKWAPSEDTIAYIAGGGRIVFGFKNKDLKVREMPASVTLTPSDYADIDFDWIDNKSLVAARIREQEWSNDFSKHPLPVLYSIDIPTGTQTKLTSPPSGYGDYAPQYVSTAGKLVWLRGESILNKGRTLWRANPDGSQAEKWLDNVDSIVFFEK, from the coding sequence ATGAAAAAATACTTCCTTATGCTACTTGCTACATGTATGTTGTGCGTGCCGGTATCCTCTTCTTCGGCAACAGGGAAAGTTTCGGATTCCGGCAATTCAACCTTGCTAGAGTCTCCTGCTCTTTCAACAGACTCTATGAACGAGGCTGGCACCAAGTCAGATTCCAGGCTCCTTACACCCAACCCGTCTAAAACCTCGGAGGCCGATATGGAACCTTCCGATGCCTCAAACCTTAATTCTGAACCTTCCTCCGCTAAAAAACTTAATCCTGGGCCATCCTCTGCCTCCGAGCAGAATTTGGAACCATCAACATCCTCGGATACAAGGTCTGCACCTTCAACAGCCCCATTAACCAGAGTAAAGGCCGCCTTTATCCGTGATGGCAATCTATGGGTTCTTATTGGCGGGAAAGAGAAACAGGTTACCTCCTCTGGTAAAATTCAGGCAAAGCCTGTGTGGTCGAGTGACGGAAACTTGCTAGCCTATCAAGAATCGGCACCTGCCGAATTCAAACAGAATGGCGAGCAGTCAGAACTATGGGTTTATGAGATTGCAACCGGTGAAAAGAAGAAGGTCTTTCACGATGGCCATTATCCAAAATGGGCTCCAAGGAAAAACGAGCTTGCCTTCAAGGATGGAGGAATCCTGGATATATCAGATTTAAAAGGATTTTATAATATTGCCACCGGAGTAGAAGACTACACTTGGTTTCCAGATGGGAACGGCTTTCTTCTTTCCGCTTCGGGTACCCTGCGGCCGGATGGCTGGTCAAGTGCGACGCTGTTTAAAAAGAAGCTTGCCGGCAATTATAAAGATGTGATTCTCTTCGGCGGAGTGGAACCGTTCTTCCAGCTCCCAAAAGAGATTGGTACCACTAAAGACAATCAGTTGATTGCAGTATTTCTTAGCCAGCTCACCTTTTCCCCAAGCGGGAAATGGATTTCTTTTATCGTCTCACCAACAGCATCCTGGTCGATGGATAGTAATATGGTTTGCGTAATTGACAGTGATGGAAAGAGGTTTACGGTCCTGGATGAAATTATTTTTGAGGTCGGCTCGCCTAAATGGGCCCCTTCCGAAGATACAATTGCCTATATCGCAGGCGGCGGCAGGATTGTTTTCGGTTTTAAAAATAAAGATCTGAAAGTTCGCGAAATGCCGGCCTCCGTGACGCTCACTCCTTCTGATTATGCAGATATTGATTTCGACTGGATTGACAACAAGTCACTGGTTGCAGCCCGGATTCGGGAACAGGAATGGTCCAATGACTTCAGCAAGCATCCTCTTCCTGTCCTTTACTCCATTGATATACCGACTGGCACACAAACAAAGCTTACAAGCCCCCCATCCGGATACGGCGATTATGCTCCGCAATACGTATCGACTGCCGGAAAACTAGTCTGGTTAAGAGGAGAGTCAATCCTTAACAAAGGCAGGACACTTTGGCGCGCAAACCCAGACGGATCGCAAGCGGAGAAGTGGCTCGACAATGTCGATTCAATTGTATTTTTTGAAAAATAA
- a CDS encoding RNA polymerase sigma-70 factor, with amino-acid sequence MQLSNEEYLQLKPLLFSIGYRMLGSVTESEDIVHETFLKAYQINEEKIENKKSYLCKMLTNRCLDVLKSARIKREKYIGPWNPEPLLMEISQEVDPSDALLQKEGLSIAYLRMMEHLSPDERAILLLKDVFGLQYKEIANMVEKKEENCRKIFSRAKRKISAVEGESLDYSKNRKIVDGFIQAFQFQNLAAILDLVSEHVTLYSDGGGIVKAAIKPIVSRANVIAFLSGIVSKAQGEFEIDVKNINGQPAIIVFMDGTIQSTMSFYISDDKINEIYIMMNPEKLASIRKHF; translated from the coding sequence ATGCAATTAAGTAATGAAGAGTATCTACAACTAAAGCCTTTGTTGTTTTCTATAGGTTACCGGATGCTGGGTTCAGTTACAGAGTCTGAAGATATTGTCCATGAAACCTTTCTAAAAGCCTATCAAATCAACGAGGAAAAAATTGAAAATAAGAAATCATATCTTTGTAAAATGCTGACCAACCGCTGCCTTGATGTTTTAAAGTCTGCGCGAATCAAGCGGGAGAAGTACATTGGGCCATGGAACCCAGAGCCACTTTTAATGGAAATCTCACAGGAAGTGGACCCATCGGATGCACTTCTTCAAAAAGAGGGGCTAAGCATCGCCTACCTGAGAATGATGGAACATTTATCCCCAGATGAACGCGCAATCCTCTTGTTAAAGGATGTATTTGGCCTCCAATATAAGGAAATTGCCAATATGGTTGAAAAGAAGGAAGAAAACTGCAGGAAGATTTTCAGTCGAGCGAAGCGGAAAATTTCAGCTGTCGAAGGAGAAAGCCTAGATTATTCGAAGAACAGGAAAATCGTAGACGGCTTTATTCAAGCATTTCAATTTCAGAATTTGGCTGCGATACTGGATCTGGTTTCTGAACATGTCACGCTGTACTCGGATGGAGGCGGAATTGTTAAGGCAGCAATCAAGCCTATTGTATCCCGAGCAAATGTAATAGCTTTCTTAAGTGGTATCGTTAGCAAAGCCCAAGGAGAATTTGAAATTGATGTAAAAAATATAAATGGCCAGCCAGCAATCATTGTTTTTATGGATGGTACGATTCAAAGTACTATGAGCTTTTATATCTCCGATGACAAAATCAACGAAATCTATATCATGATGAATCCCGAAAAGTTAGCCTCCATTCGAAAACATTTTTAA
- a CDS encoding DUF1128 domain-containing protein, protein MDLSKKSAENVDYMIEKIKDKLKVMNLGAIKSSHFDENMYEELTEIYEMVMRKNNFSTSEMQALAEELGNLRKQ, encoded by the coding sequence ATGGATTTATCAAAAAAATCTGCCGAGAATGTTGACTATATGATTGAGAAAATTAAGGACAAGTTGAAAGTGATGAATCTGGGGGCAATCAAGTCCTCCCATTTCGATGAAAATATGTATGAAGAACTGACGGAAATCTATGAAATGGTTATGCGGAAAAACAACTTCTCGACAAGCGAAATGCAGGCGCTAGCCGAAGAGCTCGGCAACCTGCGAAAGCAATAA
- a CDS encoding type 1 glutamine amidotransferase domain-containing protein — protein sequence MAKKIACLITDMFEDSEYTEPAKAYVEAGHEVLSIGTEKGKEVKGKQGEATTTIDYSIDEVNPTDYDALFLPGGFSPDILRADDRFVEFTKTFMDEKKPVFAICHGPQLLINAKALNGRTVTGYKSIKVDLENAGANYKDEEVVVCGNQLVTSRTPDDIPAFTRESCKLLS from the coding sequence TTGGCAAAGAAAATTGCATGCCTAATTACAGACATGTTCGAGGATTCCGAGTACACAGAACCAGCAAAAGCATATGTTGAGGCAGGACATGAGGTATTGAGCATCGGGACTGAAAAGGGAAAGGAAGTAAAAGGCAAACAGGGCGAAGCAACAACAACCATTGATTATAGCATTGACGAGGTAAATCCAACTGATTATGACGCATTGTTCCTGCCGGGAGGATTTTCACCAGACATTCTTCGCGCGGATGACCGGTTCGTCGAGTTTACAAAAACATTTATGGATGAAAAAAAGCCAGTGTTTGCAATCTGCCATGGACCACAGCTATTAATAAATGCCAAAGCGCTAAATGGACGAACCGTCACTGGATACAAATCAATTAAAGTCGACCTCGAAAATGCTGGAGCCAACTACAAAGATGAAGAAGTCGTCGTCTGCGGAAATCAGCTAGTTACCAGTCGCACCCCAGACGATATCCCTGCCTTCACCCGTGAATCCTGCAAATTGCTTAGCTAG
- a CDS encoding YihY/virulence factor BrkB family protein yields MRGLFSKNIFKQLLHRIKEDDLPGLSAQLAYYFLLSLFPLLIFLLTLMPYLPIPQRDILGAIQDFAPPEAFALIEKNLTSIMENRSGGLLSLGVIGTIWSASNGINALVRAFNTAYNVDETRSFIVARGMSILFTFGMVFVFIIALVLPVFGKEIGEFLFSFLGLDGAFIVIWNLLRWALTPLILFGIFTILYWVAPNLKMKCKSAIPGAIFATVGWIITSLGFSFYVSNFGNYTSTYGSIGGMIILMIWLYLSAFIILLGGEINAFYAEKSKQDKNC; encoded by the coding sequence ATCCGTGGGTTGTTCAGCAAGAACATCTTTAAGCAGCTGCTGCACCGAATAAAAGAGGATGATTTGCCGGGCCTATCCGCTCAATTGGCTTACTACTTCCTGCTATCGCTGTTCCCACTGCTCATTTTCCTATTAACGCTTATGCCTTACCTGCCAATCCCACAGCGGGATATTCTAGGGGCTATCCAGGACTTTGCACCTCCAGAAGCATTTGCGCTAATCGAAAAAAACCTGACTAGCATCATGGAAAACAGGAGCGGCGGTCTGTTGTCCCTCGGTGTCATCGGTACCATCTGGTCAGCCTCAAACGGGATCAATGCGCTCGTTCGCGCCTTCAACACAGCCTATAATGTCGACGAAACCCGATCGTTTATCGTGGCACGCGGGATGTCCATCCTGTTCACATTTGGCATGGTATTTGTCTTTATTATTGCACTTGTACTCCCGGTGTTCGGGAAAGAAATCGGGGAATTCCTGTTCTCGTTCCTTGGGCTGGATGGAGCATTTATAGTCATCTGGAATCTTCTCCGCTGGGCGCTGACACCACTCATTCTTTTCGGTATTTTCACCATCCTCTACTGGGTGGCACCTAACCTGAAAATGAAATGTAAATCAGCCATACCTGGAGCCATTTTTGCTACCGTCGGCTGGATCATCACGTCTCTCGGGTTTTCATTCTACGTCAGCAACTTTGGCAACTACACATCCACCTACGGAAGCATCGGGGGAATGATCATCCTGATGATCTGGCTCTATCTGTCAGCATTCATCATCCTCCTCGGCGGCGAAATTAACGCCTTCTATGCCGAAAAATCCAAACAGGACAAAAACTGCTAA
- the hutH gene encoding histidine ammonia-lyase, producing MILLTGNTLTLNEVKEVLYKGAKVCASDESMAGVVKSREAVERIVAEKKVVYGINTGFGKFSDVLIDSAHVRDLQLNLIRSHACGIGEPFPEVVSKAMVLLRANALLKGFSGVRPVVIERLIELVNANIIPVIPQQGSLGASGDLAPLSHLALVLIGEGEVFYKGARMDAATALQQESILPITLEAKEGLALINGTQAMTAMGAVGYLEAEQLAYQAELIASLTIEGLTGIIDAFADEIHQARGYSQQISTAARIRNYLRDSKMTSRQGELRVQDAYSIRCIPQVHGASWQALEYVREKLEIEINAATDNPLIFHDGSMVVSGGNFHGQPIAFAMDFMKIAAAELANISERRIERLVNPQLNDLPPFLSPEPGLQSGAMIMQYAAASLVSENKTLAHPASVDSIPSSANQEDHVSMGTIAARHAWQIIQNVRRVLAIELICALQAAEFRGKEKLASATANLFEEARKIVPAITQDRIFSKDIEAAASWLKELEIAGLVLPKEEQV from the coding sequence ATGATACTGTTAACGGGTAATACGCTAACCTTAAATGAAGTGAAGGAAGTCCTGTATAAGGGCGCCAAAGTCTGTGCATCTGACGAGAGTATGGCTGGTGTTGTGAAAAGCAGGGAAGCTGTCGAACGGATTGTTGCTGAGAAAAAGGTTGTTTATGGAATCAATACAGGATTTGGGAAATTCAGTGATGTTCTAATTGATTCTGCCCATGTCCGTGACCTCCAGCTCAACCTAATACGCTCACATGCATGCGGGATTGGGGAGCCTTTCCCGGAAGTTGTCTCGAAGGCGATGGTCCTGCTTAGGGCGAATGCGCTTTTGAAGGGGTTTTCCGGTGTCCGGCCAGTCGTTATTGAACGGCTGATCGAACTGGTTAATGCAAATATTATCCCAGTGATTCCCCAGCAAGGCTCACTTGGAGCAAGCGGCGACCTTGCCCCGCTTTCCCATTTAGCGCTTGTCCTTATTGGTGAGGGAGAGGTCTTTTATAAGGGTGCCCGGATGGATGCTGCAACGGCACTTCAGCAGGAATCGATTTTGCCAATAACACTTGAAGCTAAAGAGGGGCTTGCGCTTATTAACGGAACACAGGCAATGACTGCAATGGGGGCTGTCGGATACCTTGAAGCCGAGCAGCTTGCCTACCAGGCCGAGCTGATCGCAAGCCTTACCATTGAAGGCCTTACCGGCATTATCGATGCATTCGCAGATGAAATTCACCAGGCTCGAGGATATTCCCAACAAATTTCCACGGCAGCCAGGATTCGCAATTATTTACGCGATAGCAAGATGACATCGAGGCAGGGAGAACTGCGCGTGCAGGACGCCTACAGCATACGGTGCATTCCGCAGGTGCACGGGGCATCTTGGCAGGCTCTTGAATATGTACGTGAGAAGCTTGAAATCGAGATTAATGCAGCGACTGATAATCCGCTAATTTTCCATGACGGCAGTATGGTTGTTTCAGGTGGGAATTTCCATGGCCAGCCAATTGCCTTTGCGATGGATTTTATGAAAATCGCTGCAGCAGAACTTGCCAATATATCCGAACGAAGAATTGAACGACTTGTCAATCCTCAGTTGAATGACCTGCCGCCTTTTCTGAGTCCGGAGCCAGGCCTTCAGTCAGGGGCGATGATCATGCAGTATGCCGCCGCTTCTCTTGTTTCGGAAAATAAAACCCTCGCCCACCCGGCAAGTGTTGATTCGATCCCGTCCTCAGCCAATCAGGAGGACCACGTCTCAATGGGCACAATTGCAGCAAGGCATGCCTGGCAAATCATTCAGAATGTAAGGCGTGTACTAGCCATTGAACTTATCTGCGCGCTTCAGGCAGCCGAGTTCCGCGGGAAGGAAAAGCTTGCGTCGGCAACCGCCAACTTGTTTGAAGAAGCACGGAAGATTGTCCCCGCTATTACTCAGGATCGTATTTTTTCCAAGGATATCGAAGCCGCCGCGAGCTGGTTGAAGGAGCTTGAAATTGCAGGGTTGGTCTTGCCGAAGGAAGAGCAAGTGTAG
- a CDS encoding J-domain-containing protein: protein MDFFQIISEDRIKKAYEKGEFENLPGYGKPLPNDDLSGVPEELRVAYRMMKNAGYTAEESTLRREMATIEGLIARCTDDDERAALQKKLNQKMLRFNSVMSKRGGKTNSSMFKNYTEKVMKKLT from the coding sequence GTGGATTTTTTCCAAATCATTTCGGAGGACCGGATTAAGAAGGCTTATGAAAAAGGCGAGTTTGAAAATTTGCCTGGTTATGGCAAGCCGCTGCCAAACGATGACCTGTCAGGGGTACCGGAAGAGCTCAGAGTGGCATATCGCATGATGAAGAATGCTGGCTATACAGCAGAGGAATCAACGCTGCGCCGGGAAATGGCCACTATTGAAGGATTGATTGCTCGTTGCACTGACGATGATGAGCGAGCTGCTTTACAAAAAAAACTGAATCAGAAAATGCTCCGGTTTAACAGTGTTATGTCAAAACGCGGCGGTAAGACGAATTCTTCAATGTTTAAAAACTACACAGAAAAGGTTATGAAAAAATTGACCTGA
- a CDS encoding YtxH domain-containing protein, whose translation MAGTSKFWKSMMWGALAGAAVSLLNKETRTAVIDGAKKASDNMAYAVKHPREITDTIRDAAKKIQSTVEQMNDDITYIAGKVDELRETTPQLVGILKETKGAFAKNEDDRETVSAMPGGGISGADGKDPILSEVVLKEADTVGS comes from the coding sequence ATGGCAGGAACTAGCAAGTTTTGGAAGTCAATGATGTGGGGGGCACTTGCAGGTGCGGCAGTCAGCCTGCTCAATAAGGAGACACGCACTGCCGTAATCGACGGTGCCAAGAAAGCTTCTGACAATATGGCCTATGCTGTTAAACATCCACGTGAAATCACTGACACCATCCGTGATGCAGCAAAGAAAATCCAGAGCACCGTTGAACAAATGAATGATGATATTACCTATATCGCAGGGAAAGTTGACGAACTGCGCGAAACAACCCCGCAGCTAGTTGGAATCCTGAAAGAAACAAAAGGCGCCTTTGCCAAGAACGAAGACGACCGCGAAACTGTTTCAGCTATGCCAGGCGGCGGTATCTCAGGCGCGGATGGCAAAGACCCTATCTTGAGCGAAGTGGTCCTGAAGGAAGCTGATACTGTTGGCTCATAA
- a CDS encoding helix-turn-helix domain-containing protein, whose amino-acid sequence MIGDRVKKIRMKKKMSLSELAEQAGVAKSYISSLERNLQRNPSIQFLEKISAVLDVSVDQLIHESPTNGGDDLDRDWLKLVKEAMDSGVSKEQFREFLEFNRWRIKQGNDGSNKP is encoded by the coding sequence ATGATTGGTGATCGTGTAAAGAAGATTCGAATGAAAAAAAAGATGTCGCTTTCAGAGCTTGCGGAGCAGGCAGGTGTTGCGAAGTCGTATATCAGTTCGCTGGAGCGGAATTTGCAGCGGAATCCTTCTATTCAATTCCTTGAGAAGATTTCAGCTGTTTTGGACGTTTCTGTCGATCAGTTGATTCATGAGTCTCCCACAAACGGTGGGGATGATCTTGACCGTGATTGGCTGAAGCTGGTAAAAGAGGCAATGGACTCCGGGGTTTCCAAGGAGCAGTTCCGGGAGTTTCTCGAGTTTAATAGATGGAGAATTAAGCAGGGGAATGACGGCTCGAATAAGCCCTGA
- the map gene encoding type I methionyl aminopeptidase, which yields MIVLKSAREIDKMKEAGKVLAACHREIAKLIKPGITTWEIDQFAEQFLKKHRATPEQKGYKGYEFATCASINDEVCHGFPRKEPLIEGDIVTVDMVVNLNGALADSAWTYAVGEVSEETGHLLDVTKQALYKGIEVAVPGARIGDIGHAIQTYVEGEGLAVVREFIGHGIGSVIHEKPDVPHYGLPGKGARIKEGMVFTIEPMVNIGTWPTKMDPNGWTARTVDGTYSAQYEHTIAITKDGPVILTSQDEE from the coding sequence ATGATTGTTTTAAAATCGGCACGGGAAATAGACAAAATGAAGGAGGCTGGCAAGGTGCTCGCGGCCTGCCACCGTGAAATAGCAAAATTAATTAAGCCGGGAATCACAACCTGGGAGATTGACCAGTTTGCAGAGCAGTTTTTAAAAAAGCACAGAGCTACGCCCGAACAGAAGGGTTATAAGGGGTATGAATTCGCCACCTGTGCAAGCATAAATGATGAGGTCTGCCATGGTTTCCCGCGTAAGGAGCCGCTAATAGAAGGCGATATTGTCACCGTTGATATGGTTGTAAACCTGAACGGGGCACTTGCCGACTCGGCCTGGACCTATGCGGTAGGCGAGGTAAGCGAAGAGACAGGCCATCTGCTTGACGTCACCAAACAGGCATTATATAAAGGAATTGAAGTGGCTGTGCCAGGAGCGCGGATCGGCGACATTGGACACGCCATCCAGACATACGTTGAAGGCGAAGGCCTAGCAGTCGTGCGTGAATTCATTGGCCATGGAATTGGCTCAGTCATTCATGAAAAACCGGACGTCCCCCATTACGGTCTTCCGGGTAAAGGAGCCCGCATAAAGGAAGGAATGGTCTTCACAATCGAACCGATGGTCAACATCGGGACATGGCCAACAAAGATGGATCCGAACGGCTGGACGGCACGAACTGTTGACGGAACCTACTCAGCTCAATACGAGCACACTATCGCAATTACAAAGGACGGCCCAGTTATTCTGACCAGCCAGGACGAAGAATAA